One window of the Triticum dicoccoides isolate Atlit2015 ecotype Zavitan chromosome 3B, WEW_v2.0, whole genome shotgun sequence genome contains the following:
- the LOC119277953 gene encoding NAC domain-containing protein 48-like, producing the protein MSGGQELNLPPGFRFHPTDEELVTHYLCRRCAGAPIAVPIITEIDLYKFDPWQLPKMALYGEKEWYFFSPRDRKYPNGSRPNRAAGSGYWKATGADKPVGTPKPLAIKKALVFYAGKAPKGEKTNWIMHEYRLADVDRSARKKNSLRLDDWVLCRIYNKKGGLEKPASVDRKPAAMGGYGGPPGAMVSSPQEQKPVMGMNANGGGGVQPFPDFAAYYDRPSDSMPRLHADSSCSEQVLSPDFPAGEVQSQPKISEWERSFASGGDPVNPAAGSMLEPNGGFGGDPLLQDILMYWGKPF; encoded by the exons ATGAGCGGCGGACAGGAGCTGAATCTGCCGCCGGGCTTCCGGTTCCACCCGACGGACGAGGAGCTGGTGACGCACTACCTCTGCCGCCGCTGCGCCGGCGCGCCCATCGCCGTCCCCATCATCACCGAGATCGACCTCTACAAGTTCGACCCCTGGCAGCTCCCAA AGATGGCGCTGTACGGCGAGAAGGAGTGGTACTTCTTCTCCCCGCGGGACCGCAAGTACCCCAACGGGTCCAGGCCCAACAGGGCCGCCGGGTCCGGGTACTGGAAGGCGACGGGGGCCGACAAGCCCGTGGGCACCCCCAAGCCGCTGGCCATCAAGAAGGCGCTCGTCTTCTACGCCGGCAAGGCCCCCAAGGGCGAGAagaccaactggatcatgcacgagTACCGCCTCGCCGACGTCGACCGATCCGCCCGCAAGAAGAACAGCCTCAGG TTGGATGACTGGGTGCTGTGCCGCATCTACAACAAGAAGGGCGGCTTGGAGAAGCCGGCGTCCGTGGACCGCAAGCCGGCGGCCATGGGCGGCTACGGGGGTCCTCCTGGGGCCATGGTGAGCTCCCCGCAGGAGCAGAAGCCCGTCATGGGGATGAACGCCAACGGCGGCGGTGGCGTGCAGCCGTTCCCGGACTTCGCGGCGTACTACGACCGGCCGTCCGACTCGATGCCGCGGCTGCACGCCGACTCGAGCTGCTCGGAGCAGGTGCTGTCGCCGGACTTCCCGGCCGGGGAGGTGCAGAGCCAGCCCAAGATCAGCGAGTGGGAGCGCTCATTCGCCTCCGGCGGCGACCCTGTGAACCCGGCGGCCGGCTCCATGCTCGAGCCCAACGGCGGCTTCGGCGGCGACCCGCTCCTCCAGGACATCCTCATGTACTGGGGCAAGCCGTTCTAA